In Solanum lycopersicum chromosome 5, SLM_r2.1, the following are encoded in one genomic region:
- the LOC101259157 gene encoding protein ALP1-like, giving the protein MGPIRGLKRKKKVEKDVDQYTPLHSSLSHVCPSDWWVDFSKRISGTSVEEGDSVTFESMFKLSRKTFNYICSLVKDAMMSKPMNITDLSGKFLSLDDRVAVALRRLSSGDSLSIVGESLGIHQSTVSQITWRFVEAMEERGLHHIHWPTNQDDMKDIKSKFENIRGLPNCCGAVDTTHIMFCLSTADPSSKVWSDLEKNHSMILQAIVDPDMRFLDVLAGWPGSLSDSLVLKSSRFFELAEEGKRLSGEKFNLSNDTELREYIVGDSGFPLLPWLLTPYTGRELTDHQADYNKRHFATRKVAQRALARLKDKWKIIQGVMWRPDKQKLPRIILVCCLLHNILIDLDDGVQDEKPVTHHHDPDYGQQVGDSTDKSASIQREKLALYLANKLPPNVP; this is encoded by the exons aTGGGGCCTATAAGGGGGttaaagaggaagaagaaggtgGAGAAAGATGTTGACCAATATACCCCTTTACATTCTTCGTTATCTCATGTTTGTCCTTCAGATTGGTGGGTCGACTTCTCCAAAAGGATTTCAG GGACTTCAGTTGAGGAAGGAGACTCAGTTACATTTGAATCTATGTTCAAACTTTCAAGGAAGACATTCAACTACATTTGTTCACTTGTGAAGGATGCTATGATGTCTAAACCTATGAACATAACTGATCTCAGCGGTAAGTTCTTGTCTCTAGATGACCGAGTTGCTGTTGCTTTGAGAAGGCTGAGTTCAGGTGACTCACTATCAATTGTTGGTGAGTCTCTTGGGATACACCAGTCGACTGTCTCTCAGATAACTTGGCGATTTGTGGAAGCCATGGAAGAAAGAGGCCTCCACCATATCCATTGGCCTACAAATCAAGATGACATGAAAGACATAAAGTCGAAATTTGAGAACATCCGAGGCCTTCCCAATTGTTGTGGTGCAGTTGATACCACACATATCATGTTTTGCCTCTCTACAGCTGATCCATCAAGTAAAGTCTGGTCTGATTTGGAAAAGAATCACAGTATGATTTTGCAAGCAATCGTCGACCCTGACATGAGATTCCTAGATGTTTTAGCTGGCTGGCCTGGGAGTCTAAGTGACTCTCTGGTTCTCAAAAGCTCAAGATTCTTTGAACTTGCTGAAGAAGGAAAGAGGCTAAGTGGAGAGAAATTTAACCTCTCAAACGACACAGAACTAAGAGAATACATCGTTGGTGACTCAGGTTTTCCCCTTTTGCCATGGCTTCTTACTCCTTATACAGGACGTGAACTTACTGATCACCAAGCTGATTACAACAAGCGGCATTTTGCAACAAGGAAGGTGGCACAGAGAGCTTTGGCCAGGTTGAAAGATAAATGGAAGATCATTCAAGGCGTAATGTGGAGGCCCGATAAGCAAAAGCTACCAAGGATCATTCTTGTATGCTGCCTGCTACACAACATTCTCATCGATTTAGACGATGGAGTTCAAGATGAAAAGCCAGTTACTCATCATCATGATCCTGACTATGGTCAACAAGTTGGTGATTCTACCGATAAATCTGCTTCGATTCAAAGAGAGAAACTTGCTCTCTACTTAGCTAACAAGCTTCCACCTAATGTCCCTTAG
- the LOC101266518 gene encoding receptor-like protein kinase THESEUS 1: MVSLKGWLLFSASIVCFLSFSSLGFASFTPIDCFLISCGGNKSIQVEDGRVFESDFGDSDVVLSTDSLITVSNNVNGLLSELHNSARVFTESSVYTISTKQIGRHWLRLHFYPVKNNKHNLKSAVFSVVANGITLLHEFSFSRLGKKEPLLKEYVIEIGGSSSSGNLVLTLSPASGSVAFINGIEVVSMPEGQFDFSVEPIPRGPGFVVPSSVALETAYRVNMGGPRLTPRNDTLWRMWNSDHTFLVNPATARKVSMDPKSVKYPAGESVDIAPNWVYATAQEMADAKVIDQKFNMTWTFPVEHGFIYFIRMHFCDIVSLSLNNLIFDVYINNQTAVESLDISTKTMALSAAYFVDFVVNMSMGSNKIFVQVGPSNLRITPANAILNGLEIMKMSNPSSSLDGKFVGYFSNSERSNTKRHVMLIVFAILGSLAGLLLIAVSCFLCFVCFRKPKMVKQKSLSWLSFPNHIGISETKISAGSFASTTPSRTLGHIFAFSEIREATKDFDESLVIGVGGFGKVYKGVLENGVMVAVKRGNSKSQQGLVEFRTEIEMLSKLRHRHLVSLIGYCEELNEMILVYEFMAGGPLRKHLYGSDFPHLSWKQRLEICIGAAKGLHYLHTGAAECIIHRDVKTTNILLDENLTSKVADFGLSKFGPALDQTHVSTAVKGSFGYLDPEYYRRQQLTEKSDVYSFGVVLMEVLCARSAINPSLPREQVNIAEWAMHWQKKGQLEHIIDPYLAGKVSLDSLRKYGETAEKCLAEYGVERPSMGDVLWNLEYVLNLQAAARQSLEDENSNGIPDIPYSIPCVESGEADEIDIVSHGESDVTTSSGVFSQIMNPKGR, encoded by the coding sequence atggtTTCTTTAAAAGGGTGGTTGTTGTTTTCTGCTAGCATTGTGTGTTTTCTCAGTTTTTCATCATTGGGTTTTGCTTCTTTTACCCCAATAGACTGTTTCTTGATTAGCTGTGGTGGAAATAAATCTATACAAGTTGAAGATGGAAGGGTTTTTGAATCTGATTTTGGGGATTCTGATGTGGTGTTGTCAACAGATTCACTTATAACTGTGTCAAATAATGTAAATGGTTTGTTGTCTGAACTTCATAATTCTGCTAGAGTGTTTACTGAAAGTTCAGTGTATACTATTAGTACAAAGCAGATTGGTAGACATTGGTTAAGGTTGCATTTCTATCCTGTTAAGAACAATAAACACAACCTAAAATCAGCTGTTTTTTCTGTTGTGGCTAATGGGATTACATTGCTTCATGAGTTTTCCTTTTCAAGATTGGGGAAAAAGGAACCTTTGTTGAAGGAATACGTAATCGAAATAGGTGGATCGAGTAGTTCGGGTAATTTAGTACTTACATTGTCTCCAGCTAGTGGCTCAGTTGCATTTATCAATGGGATAGAGGTGGTCTCTATGCCTGAGGGTCAGTTTGATTTCAGTGTTGAACCTATTCCGAGGGGGCCAGGTTTTGTTGTTCCGTCCTCGGTTGCTTTAGAGACAGCTTATAGAGTGAATATGGGGGGTCCAAGATTGACACCAAGAAATGACACTTTGTGGAGGATGTGGAATTCAGATCATACGTTTCTTGTTAATCCTGCTACTGCTCGGAAGGTGAGTATGGATCCGAAATCAGTCAAGTATCCGGCAGGTGAGTCCGTTGATATTGCACCGAACTGGGTGTATGCCACTGCACAAGAAATGGCAGATGCCAAAGTAATAGATCAAAAGTTCAACATGACATGGACGTTTCCAGTCGAACATGGATTCATTTACTTCATTAGGATGCATTTCTGTGATATTGTTAGTCTTTCTCTTAACAATTTGATCTTCGATGTGTACATCAATAACCAAACTGCCGTGGAATCGTTGGATATCTCAACAAAGACGATGGCATTGTCAGCTGCTTACTTTGTGGATTTTGTAGTGAATATGTCAATGGGCTCGAATAAAATTTTCGTTCAAGTTGGTCCTTCTAATTTGAGGATTACTCCAGCCAATGCTATTCTAAATGGTTTGGAGATAATGAAAATGAGCAATCCCAGTAGCAGCCTCGACGGAAAATTTGTAGGATATTTCAGCAATTCCGAAAGATCAAATACTAAGAGACATGTAATGCTAATAGTCTTTGCTATCTTAGGAAGTTTAGCAGGTTTATTGCTCATTGCAGTGTCCTGTTTTCTCTGTTTCGTTTGTTTCCGTAAGCCAAAGATGGTGAAACAAAAATCTTTATCATGGTTATCTTTTCCAAATCATATTGGAATTTCAGAAACTAAAATCTCAGCAGGTAGTTTTGCTTCAACAACACCTTCACGGACGTTGGGGCATATCTTCGCCTTCTCTGAGATTCGTGAAGCTACAAAGGACTTTGATGAGAGCTTGGTCATTGGTGTCGGTGGCTTTGGCAAAGTTTATAAAGGGGTGTTAGAAAATGGGGTAATGGTTGCTGTAAAGAGGGGAAATAGCAAGTCTCAACAAGGACTTGTTGAGTTCAGGACAGAAATCGAGATGTTATCCAAGCTACGCCATAGACACCTGGTTTCTTTAATTGGCTACTGTGAGGAGCTAAATGAGATGATCCTTGTATATGAATTCATGGCAGGCGGACCGCTCAGAAAGCACTTATACGGATCAGATTTTCCTCATCTTTCGTGGAAACAAAGACTAGAAATTTGCATCGGAGCTGCGAAAGGATTGCATTATCTTCACACTGGTGCAGCTGAGTGCATCATCCACCGCGATGTCAAGACTACCAATATTTTGTTGGATGAGAATCTCACATCAAAAGTGGCTGATTTTGGTTTATCAAAATTTGGCCCCGCGTTAGATCAAACTCACGTGAGCACAGCCGTGAAGGGAAGTTTTGGTTACCTCGATCCAGAGTATTATCGTAGACAGCAACTGACAGAGAAGTCTGATGTCTATTCATTTGGAGTAGTACTCATGGAAGTCCTATGTGCACGTTCAGCAATCAATCCTTCACTCCCACGAGAACAAGTAAACATAGCCGAGTGGGCAATGCATTGGCAAAAAAAGGGACAATTGGAGCACATAATCGATCCTTATCTTGCAGGAAAAGTGAGCCTCGATTCACTCAGGAAATATGGTGAAACCGCGGAGAAGTGTTTGGCTGAGTATGGTGTTGAAAGACCATCGATGGGGGACGTTCTTTGGAATCTTGAATACGTTCTTAACTTACAAGCTGCTGCCAGACAATCTTTAGAAGATGAAAACAGCAATGGTATACCAGATATACCTTACTCAATTCCCTGTGTTGAGTCGGGTGAGGCTGATGAAATCGACATTGTTAGCCATGGTGAATCAGATGTAACAACTTCATCTGGAGTGTTCTCTCAAATAATGAATCCAAAAGGAAGGTAA
- the LOC101266826 gene encoding zinc finger protein ZAT12-like — translation MVILPTKREREGEFKTITTMTNYLMLFSSQENHFNTMVNNSPNRVFECKTCNRQFSSFQALGGHRASHKKPRLMGEMNFHLPISPPKPKTHECSICGLEFPIGQALGGHMRRHRGMLNENNNNNNNNNNNNNNNNNNNNNNNNNVLKKLKNPRVLCLDLNLTPLENDHLELIKLKKEAPKVDCFL, via the coding sequence ATGGTAATTTTACctacaaaaagagaaagagaaggtGAATTTAAGACCATAACAACCATGACAAATTACTTGATGTTGTTTTCATCTcaagaaaatcattttaacaCTATGGTGAACAACTCTCCTAATCGAGTTTTCGAGTGCAAGACTTGTAATAGACAATTTTCATCGTTTCAAGCACTAGGTGGTCATCGAGCAAGTCATAAAAAGCCAAGATTAATGGGAGAAATGAATTTTCATTTGCCGATTTCACCACCTAAGCCAAAAACACATGAGTGTTCAATTTGTGGACTTGAATTTCCTATAGGACAAGCTTTAGGTGGACATATGAGAAGACATAGAGGTATgttgaatgaaaataataataataataataataataataataataataataataataataataataataataataataataataatgttttgaagaaattaaaaaatccaAGAGTTTTATGTTTGGATTTAAATTTGACACCATTGGAAAATGATCATTTAGAATTGATCAAGTTGAAGAAAGAAGCTCCTAAAGTTGATTGTTTCTTGTAA